In Deinococcus apachensis DSM 19763, the DNA window GGCCACCGAGCCCCGCGATGATGGGCACCAGGGCGTTTCGCAACGTGTGCCGGTAGACCGCCGAGAACTCGGTGACGCCCTTGGACCGGGCCGTCCGCACGAAGTCGGCGTGCAGGAACTCCAGCATCTGGCCGCGAACAACGCGCGTCAGGCCCGCCGCGTCACTGATTGCCAGCACCAGGGCGGGGATGGCGACGTGCTTGGCGATGTCCAGGAACTTGCCCAGCGGGCTGAGCGAGAGGTAATTGTCGCTGGTCATGCCGTTGATGGGGATGTCCCAGCCTGTTGCATAGCGCAGTTGCAGCAACCCGAAAATCACCAGCAGCGCCAGGAAGAAGCTGGGAAAGCCCAGCAGAATGTACATGACGACATTAGTGACCTTATCCCCGAGCGAGTTTTGCCGGAGAGCCCCGTACACCCCCAGTGGAATGGCAATCAGGTAATACAGGATCAGGTAAGGCAGCACCAGGCACATGGAGTTGAGGATGCGCGGCCACGCCAGCGCCAGGACCGACTGCTGATAGGCGAAGGACTCACCGAAATCGCCCCGGAACATATTGGTCAGCCAGCGCCAGTACTGCACCGGCGTGGGCTGATCCAGCCCCAGGTTGCGCTGCAGCGCCGCGATGTGTTCGGGCGTGATGTTGGGATTGAGGCGGGCGGGCGTCAGAAAGTCGCCGGGAGCGAGCTGGATGATGAAAAAGATAAGGAGGCTGGACAGCAGCAGCGTTGGAATAGCGCTCAAGAAACGCCGGAGCAGAAAGGTGAGCAAGGCGGGTCTCCTCCCGGGGGCCAAGCAGCCGGGGCAGCCTCGTAGAGAAGCCGCCCCGAAAGAGAGCTGATATGCAGCTCCTGCCAGTTGGACGCTTACTTAATGTAGGTCGTCACGTGGGCGTAGGGACGCGAGCCGTTGTAGGCGTCCCACAGGTCACGGTCGTACTCACCGCCCAGACGGCTGTTGTAGGTGACGTGGTAGTTGGTGCCGACCAGGTAGATGAAGCCCTGGTTCAGCGCCTCGGCCTTGGACAGTTGCTCGCCGATCTTGCGGCGGGCATCGTCGTCCAGCGTCTGGTCACCCTGGAAGTACAGCTTGGTCATCAGGCTTTCCTGCGGGGTGAGGCACTTGCCGTTATCCGGCACGTTGAAGGCGTGCAGGTTGCCGCCGCAGGGCACCACATTGCTGCCGTAGGGCCAGATGTTGTCGCCGCCCGACAGGCCCAGCAGGATCGCGTCGAAGGGCCGGTTGGCACCCTTGGAGTTGAGCTGGTCGACAATGTTGTTGAAGTCGATGGGGGTGAAGTTGATCTTCACGCCGACCTTCTTGGCCTCGTCGGCGAAGATGCGGCCGAGCTGCTCGCGCACGGTGTTGCCCGCATTGGTGGACATGTTGAACTCCAGCACCTTGCCGGTCTTGTCCACCAGGTAGCCCTGGGCGTTCTTCTTGGTGAAGCCCATCTGAGCCAGCAGCTTGGAGGCCTGCGCCAGATTGTACGGGTACTTCGGCGTGCTGGCGTACTGGTAGTTCTTGAACACCGGGTACACGCCGGTGTAGACCTCGCTGCCCAGGCCGCCCAGCGCGAGCTGAATCATGCCCTGACGGTTGGCGATGTGGCTCATGGCCTGGCGGAAGCGCACGTCGCGGAAGATCTTCTGCTTGAAGGGATCGCCTGCCTTGTTCCAGTTGAAGACGATCCACTGGCTGGTCGAGTTGGGGCTGACGTTGGGCACCAGGGTAGCCTTGAGGTTGCCGCTGTCGATGGCGCGCTTGATCTGCGCGAGGTCGTCCGCCTTGCTGGCACCAAAAATGTCGATCTGCCCCGCGAGGTAGGCGGCCAGGCCCGCGTTGAGGTCCTTGAGCAGCCGGATGCTCATGGTGTCGAGGTACGGCAGAGGCTTGCCAGCGGCGTCCTTGTTCCACTCGCCGAAGTAGGGGTTCTTCTTCAGCACCGCGCGCTGCCCGGCCTGATAACTGCTCAGGACCCAGGGACCGGGGGACACGATGGCGCTAGGGTTGGTGCTGATACCCCACATGGCCTTGATGCCCTCGGCGCCCTTGCTCTTGTACACCGGGCCGAAGACATGGTCGGGCCACGGCGCGAACGACATGCGGCTGTAAGCGCTGGCGCTCACCTGCGGGAAGTCAAATTGCAGGGTGTTGTTGTCAATCTTCTTCAGCGTGATCGGCTTGCCGTTGATGAAGAAGTTGTCGTAGGAGTTGCTTCCGACCTTGTCGTCGGTGTGGATCTTGAAGGTCGTCACGAAGTCATCGGCGGTGATGGGCTGACCGTCGCTGAACTTCATGCCCTGACGCAGCTTGATGACAAAGCGCTTGCCGCCGTTGCTCACCGTCGGCATGGCGTCGGCCATGTGCGGGATGAACTTGTCGGTGGTGGGGTCCTGGGCAAAGAGGCCAGCCAGACCCGCACCATCGAGGCCCATTAGAGTGGGCAGGCTGTCCGCCTCGGAGCTGGTGAAGGGGTTGAGCGTCTTGTAGTCGCTCAGCGAGTAGATGCGGACCTCACCGCCGGTCTTGGCCTGCGAGGGGTTCGCAGCCATCCACTTGGCGGGCAGGACAAAGGGGGCGGCGGTGGCAGAACCAACCGTCAGGGCGAGCGCGACGAACAGGGCTTTTCTCATGGGGTGCCTCCTGAACTGAAGGGCGGAGTGCCGACAGGAACGACCTACGATCATCCGGGCTCCCGGCGGGTGCCAGGAGTCAGCCATACACAACGTTTTTAGGGTTCCAGCGCCGACACTATATGGATAGGCTTAGATCAGGTCAAGAGTGCAGCAGACGATCCGCATGGATAATCACACATCCCTCACACTTCATAGGGCACAATAGTTCGGCCT includes these proteins:
- a CDS encoding ABC transporter permease, coding for MLTFLLRRFLSAIPTLLLSSLLIFFIIQLAPGDFLTPARLNPNITPEHIAALQRNLGLDQPTPVQYWRWLTNMFRGDFGESFAYQQSVLALAWPRILNSMCLVLPYLILYYLIAIPLGVYGALRQNSLGDKVTNVVMYILLGFPSFFLALLVIFGLLQLRYATGWDIPINGMTSDNYLSLSPLGKFLDIAKHVAIPALVLAISDAAGLTRVVRGQMLEFLHADFVRTARSKGVTEFSAVYRHTLRNALVPIIAGLGGLLPAVISGAGFIEVVFAYPGITPMTLDAIASQDLFLIAGVTMLSVILLIIGNVLADILLSVVDPRIRYA
- a CDS encoding ABC transporter substrate-binding protein, with protein sequence MRKALFVALALTVGSATAAPFVLPAKWMAANPSQAKTGGEVRIYSLSDYKTLNPFTSSEADSLPTLMGLDGAGLAGLFAQDPTTDKFIPHMADAMPTVSNGGKRFVIKLRQGMKFSDGQPITADDFVTTFKIHTDDKVGSNSYDNFFINGKPITLKKIDNNTLQFDFPQVSASAYSRMSFAPWPDHVFGPVYKSKGAEGIKAMWGISTNPSAIVSPGPWVLSSYQAGQRAVLKKNPYFGEWNKDAAGKPLPYLDTMSIRLLKDLNAGLAAYLAGQIDIFGASKADDLAQIKRAIDSGNLKATLVPNVSPNSTSQWIVFNWNKAGDPFKQKIFRDVRFRQAMSHIANRQGMIQLALGGLGSEVYTGVYPVFKNYQYASTPKYPYNLAQASKLLAQMGFTKKNAQGYLVDKTGKVLEFNMSTNAGNTVREQLGRIFADEAKKVGVKINFTPIDFNNIVDQLNSKGANRPFDAILLGLSGGDNIWPYGSNVVPCGGNLHAFNVPDNGKCLTPQESLMTKLYFQGDQTLDDDARRKIGEQLSKAEALNQGFIYLVGTNYHVTYNSRLGGEYDRDLWDAYNGSRPYAHVTTYIK